CCGTAAAATACCGCCATCTTCTTAAGGGGCCTATTCTGCGGATTGCAATCAGTTCTGTGTGTTTCATGTGCGGAACCTACGGTACATTCTCTGTCATTGGTTTTTTTGTTCAGGACAGATTTAGTCTTGAACCCATTGCGGCGGCTCAGGCCATGGGGTTGGGGTTGATGTGCGCTGCGGCTTCAAACGTATTCGTGCAGGCATTTCTTATACGGCGGCTGAAACAGAGCGCTAAAACCTACATTGTCATGGGCGTGAGTATTACGCTTGTCTCGATCGGGCTTGTTTGGTTTGGAACAACTCAAACCATGTTCGTGTTTGCGATGATCTGTAATGGATTAGGACAGGGGTTTTCTATGCCAGCAATTAATACATCGCTATCTTTAGCAGCTGGCCCAGAGGCACAAGGACGATTGGCTGGTATATCGACCTCTAGTCAAGCGATAGCCTTTCTATTAGCGCCAGCAACCGGGGCGGCTCTGTATCAATTTATACCTTGGCTTCCCTTTGCCTTTGGGGCCACAGTGACGGTGACGGCACTTGTGTTGTTTCTCCGCACACCCATTACGGACGTAAGACAAGCACTGGCTGATAACTAGATGATGACGGCATCGTTATGACAGAGACTGGGGCCAGCTTGCCTGGTCACGCGGGGCCACCAACGACAAAAAGTGTCAAGGTGACTGGATTGGTGAGTTTTGCGCATCTTTACAGCCATTTTTTCTTTTTTGTGCTGCCGCCTTTGTTTCCGCTTCTTCGCGATGACTTATCGGTGACGTATACCGAATTGGGCGTTCTGATTGTGGTTTTTAACCTTGTCAGTGCCGCAACCCAGTTGCCAATGGGGATGCTCGTTGACCGGCTTGATGCGCCAAAGCTGTTGACCGGAGCAGTCGCCTTGCAAGGTCTGACCTTGATCGTGATGGGGCTAGTGCCATCGTATTGGGTATTACTTGCCATGATGGTTCCAGCCGGCCTGGCGAACGCAGTTTATCATCCGGCAGACTACTCCATCCTTAACCGCGCTGTTGCGCCTCATATGATGGGGCGGGCCTTTAGCATGCATACGTTATCGGGATTTGGGGGCAGCGCGCTAGCGCCACTGACTATGGTGGCTTTGGCTGCATCGTTAGGATGGAACTTCGCTGTGATTTATGTCGGCGTCGCGGGGCTTCTGGTGGCTGGTGTATTACAGATGAATAGGGCTTTGCTTGCGGAGGAGATTGTAGAACATGAAAACGGCAAGCCCTCTGTGAAAACAATTCCGTCTCTGAAAAGCACAGCGATCCTGTTGCTATCGCTTCCGATCCTGATGGGCTTTGTCTTTTGGCTTTTCATCTCTGTGGCCCATGTCGGCGTGTCCTATTTCTCTGTTTCGGCATTTGACCAAATGTATGAGATGCCTTTGGCAACAGCTAATCTAGCGCTTACGGCGTTTCTTGCTGCAAGCAGCGCCGGTATTCTGATTGGCGGAATTCTAAGCGATAAAACCTCCCGTCATGATTTAATCGCGATCTGGGGTACTATCGCGGCTGGCATAGCGATTCTATCTATGGGCTTCTTTGACATGACGATTGTCATGATCATTTTCGCGATGTGCGTCGCTGGTTTGGCTTCAGGCGTAACGGCGCCGTCGCGGGACCTGCTCGTACGTTCGGTGACGCCGAAGGATGCGATGGGGACTGTCTTTGGGTTCGTGTCTACAGGGCTTAATGTTGGTGGTGTTATCGCGCCATTTGTATTTGGCTGGTTATTGGATGGAGGCCAAGCAGCTCAAGTCTTCTTGATAGCAGGTGTATTCCAAATTGCGATTATTGTGACGGTCATTGGCATGAAAAAGACTTCACGATTTTAAGCAATGCGCCTAAAACTATTCAGGCGCTGACCCAGCCTTTAAGAACGAGCGGCAGATACCTAGTTCACTAAATTTCTTGATCTTTTCAATGAGAGAGTCGTTTAAAACAGTTCCCGTTGCGAGGAGAAGTTCTTTATTCTCTCCCTGTATCTCTTCCGCCAGCACCATACCTGGCAGCAGATCCTTGAGCCAAAAGGATCGAATATTGTCTATTTGAGCTGGCTGTACTGGCGGGGCAGAGGCATCTGCGGCGACTCCGTCTTTTAAAGAGCGGATCAGTTCCGCTTTCTCTTTTTCTTTTGCACTCCACACAACTTTTGCATTTGGCGTTGCGTGCTTTTGTTCAACAGGCAGTTTTTTCTTTACCGGTTGCGGCAATTTTACGTCGGCATAAACGCCCGGCTCTTGAGCTTCCCGTTGCCGTTTTAGAGCTGCCGACAGCGTGTTGTTTACGCTGGAAACGGTTACAGGAATAGCGATGAAACCATCCAGGTCCAAAGCTTTGGCGAGAGTTAACATGGCCCGATTGGGCGGTGGGGAGACGAGAATCACACGGGTATTTCTTGGCGTGCGGGGCACGCCACCAATTCTAATATCTTGCAGAAAATGAAAGCCGCTGGTGGGTGGGTTTTTAACACCCAAAATCACACAATCAAATTGTTCCACGCGGTCAGACATGGCCGAACGGGCTTCAGCCAATGATTTTGCGATCATAAAACGCTCTGGCCGCAATTCCTCAATCAAACTGGCGAGCAATGACCGGTTGGTCTTGTCCGGTTCAACCAGCAAGATTTTAGAACTCGATGCGAACGAGTTAGATTTCAGCATAGAGTTAGAGGGCATATGCTTCTATTGGCCAATCGCAAGAATCTATGACGTTTAAGCACACTAACCGCAATTATGTAATGGATTATTAATTAAGGCCACAATCAACCATTGGTCTAAAATTAATCCACTTTTCTAATTTATATAGTGAACCTTGTATTATCCATCAATTCTTGATTGAGGATCAGCGAACTCTTTTGGGTATTGTTCCTTCATAAGCTTTTGCCATGATTCTGGCATCGCTGACATGCTTGCGACTTTTCGGCCAAAACCACGAGAAACGTAGTTGCCTGGATGATCTCCCATGTTGAGCCAGGCGGGCCAAGTATTGATGTCATTGAAGTTTTGAGTTGCCTGTGCACTTTGTACGTCAGGGTTTGACACCTCAGAGATCGAACCATGGTAGGTGAACCAGTCGTTCACTTGTGTCGGTTGCGGACGCTCATCATTTGCCTCGATACGAAACCCGGTGTCTGCCTGACACCAGACATCATCGCCAATCACCCAAGCCGGTCCGATATCACCATATTCTTTCATATCCACACCGGGGCGCGGGGGGCGCGCTTCGAGTCCGGTTTTGTTGTGCGCTCGGGCTGAAACGCTAAGAGTTGGTTGGCGAACGGGAATCTTTTGACCGGTATAAGGATTATCGAAGCTATCGATGAGTTTGCCGGTTTCGAGATCTGTATAAAAAATAGCACTCATGGTTTTGACTTCGTATCGCCTGTCATCTAAGTCGCGCACAGATGCAATAAAACCGACGTCCATTTTCCAGAATGGTGTGAACTCGCTGTCGACCAAACCATTACGAACAGCTTGTATATACCAAAACACTAAACCGTTATCGAACCTATAGTTCAACTTGCGATGAATGACGTAGAGATCATCAGGATTGTTCGGATCGAGAAGAGTGTGTGTTGCAGCTGCGGGAAGGCGTGAATGAAGCAAAGTTGCAGAAGCCCCTATAATAACTGGGGCTACCATAGACTTTAGCAATGTTCTTCTTTTCATTTTGGTATTCCTTCCTGTAGCGCAGTCTGACGTTGAATAATTGCAACGCAATTTATCAGGTTATAGATTTTTTGGGTGCGAAATGAGCTGTGTTATCGCCTCATTCGTGGCTGGCTGATTGGCTGGCGGACGCTTTCCGAATGCTAGGGTATTCTGGTTATAAGATATCGTATCTCTAGGGAGAGCAATATCCTCTCGTCTTCCGCTCAAGCTATTCAGGAGTATTAAACAGTGATCGATCCATGGCGCGCAACCTGCATGCAAGTCTACACTCACATCCTCAACCGCGTATCCACTCGCGATGACGCGATGGCGATTGTCCACAAAAGTCTGGATCGTTGGACCGAGCTTGTGGATGCCGCCGGTCGCAGTGGAGAAAAGCAACTCATGCTTTTTCCTGAATTCGCGCTTCAGGGATTTCCGATTAAGGAAAGCGCCGAAGAATGGATTTCTAAAGCGTGTTTTGAAATACCTGGACCGGAAACTGAGCGGCTTCAAAAACTTGCGCAGGAGAAGAAATGTTACATCGGTGCTAACAGTTATGAGAAAGACCCTGACTGGCCCGGGCGCTACTTCAACTGTTCGTACCTAATAGATGACAGCGGAGAGATTATTCTCAAGTACCGCCGCATTAATACAGCGCATGCTGCGTCCCCGCATGACTTTCTCGATAAGTACATGGAGAAACATGGCTTAGAGGGGCTATTCCCTGTGGCCAAAACGCCGCTTGGAAACATCGGTATGATGCCGTGTGGGGAGATCATGTATCCAGAAGCTGCGCGGGCACTGGCGTTTAGAGGTGCCGAGGTGATTTTGCATCCTACGTCAGATTATGGCGCAGATGACAACTGGAGTTGGCAGTCAGCGAAAAAGGTCCGCGCTTCAGAGAACATGGTTTATCTGATCTCGGCCAACGCCGGTGGCATGCCAGAGGCATATCGCGGGATCAATGACATAGCAGGGCAATCTCGCATTTTCGACTGGGAAGGTCGTGTTTTAACGCAAGGCCCAAGCCCAGGTGAGTCCTTGCGCTGTTCGTCACTGATTGACGTTGAGGCTTTACGGCGTGTTCGTTCAACACGGGGTGGATTTAACAGGCTTGCTCAGTCTCGTCCTGAAGCCTATGCGGCGCTTTACGCTTCCACCAGTTTGTATCCGGTTAATCGCTTTGCTGATAAGCCCATGGAATCCAAAAGTATGATCAAAGATCTCTTAGATGAAGCCTTAGATAACATGGCCAAACAAGACATGATTCCGCCACGCAATAAAAAATTGAACTGAAATTAGAATTAGGAGTTCCTTTCATGGTGCAGCCTTGGACCGCAACGTGCATGCAGGTTTACACATATACGGTAAATAGCGCGACCACGCGTTTAGAAGCGATGGAAATTGTTCACAAGAGCCTTGACCGTTGGGTCACATTGGCTAAAGCCGCAGCGCGAGGAAACGGTCCTCACTTACTGCTCTTTCCTGAGTTTGCCTTAACAGGCTTTCCACTCACAGAAAGCGCCGACGAATGGATTGAGAAAGCGTGCATTCAGATACCAGGCCCTGAAACAGAAAAGCTTCAAAAAGCGGCACAGGAGATGAAGTGTTACATCGGAGCAAACAGTTATGAGACAGATCCTGACTGGCCAGGGCGTTATTTTAATTGCAGTTATTTGATTGATCCGTCGGGAGACGTGATTCTCAAGTATCGCCGCATCAACACGGTTCATACAGCTTCGCCTCATGATTTTATGGATGCCTATCTCGACAAATACGGCTTAGAGGGCACGTTCCCGGTTGCCAAGACACCGCTTGGAAATCTGGCGATGATGCCGTGCGGCGAGATCATGTACCCTGAAGCGGCTCGCATGTTCATGTTCCGCGGCGCTGAGGTGCTATTGCACCCCACATCCGATCATGGGGCTGCTGATAAATGGGCCTGGGAGTCGGCTAAAAAGGTGAGGGCATCCGAGAACATGATGTACCTCATCTCAACAAATGCAACTGGCCAAATCGGCACGTTTATCCCAGAAGGTCAAACACTCGGCCATTCCAAGATTATCGACTTCCATGGTCGTATCTTGGCCGACGTTGGCGGGCCAGGCGAAAGCACGGTCGCATCTGCTACGATTGATGTTGAAGCCTTGCGCCGGGAGCGGCGTATACCTGGCGCTGGTAATCGTTTGCTGCGTCAACGGATTGAAATGTATCGACCGCTTTACAACGAAACCTCTTTTTATCCGCCAAACGCATTTGCAGATGCACCGATGGACTCCAAAGCTAGGATAATGGAACTACAACAGGAAGCTTTAGAGAAAATGGCGAAAGCCGGAGTCGTCAACTAGGGGCTTACCTTAGCGAAAGAAACGCGTTCAGCCCGTACTTTGCAGTGTGGGCTGTTCCGCTTCCTCTGCCGCGGTCATATCTAACAAACGCAGAATGATATCTGGTTCCTGCGCTCCAGAGATCGCCTTGCTTTCATTAAAGATGTAGCAAGGCACACCTGTTACCCCAAGCCGATGCATGCGTGCATTTTCATTGAATACTGAATTGAGGTCCCCATCACTCAGCATATGTGTCGTCGCAGCTTGCTTATCCAAGCCGATTTCAACAGCAAGCCGAATTAGAACTTCAGGGTCTCCAATATCCAGGCCACGCTCGAAGTAAGCCGCAAATATAGCATCTACGGCCTTGCTTTGTGCCCCGATGGTTTGGGCGAGGCGCACTAGACGATGGGAATTAGCGGAGTTGGGCGTGCGGTCAATTTTTTCCAACGCAAAGTCTATACCTTCGCCTTTGCCGGTATGCACTAAGGCCTCAACAACACGATCATACTGTTGTGAGGACCCAAATTTACGCTCTAGGAACTCACGCCGATTAACCCCGCCGGCGGGAAGATCTGGGTTGAGAAGAAAAGAGCGGTATTGAATCTCTGGAACAATATTTGGCCGCTGAGCTAAAGCCCGGTCAAACCGGCGCTTACCCACATAACACCATGGACAAACGGTGTCGAAAACAATGTCTATACGCATTGTGATGCTCCATCGTTGAGATTGCTCATAAGCTTATAGCATAGGGGCCGTTTAGCGCGATGATTTGAATTGTCACTCAGAGGCCCATACGAGTTGAAAGACCTTGCCATTGATATTTCGCAATCATCCTTAAAAGCCGAACCTATATGCTCGATTTTCACCAACAGGATAGCGATCTTTCAGGTAATATGTTGGAACGGCTATTGCGGAAGCGCTAACAGCACGTTTAGGCTGCGACTATATTAGGATTGCAAGCGTTTGGACACGCACTCATGCAACCCAGGCGTTTGTACCAGGAGGAATAAATGAAATTTTCGGTGATACTTTGGGGCTTGGTACAGGCGCTAAGAATAGCCACCCGCGTTTATCCTAAATTTGCAGCGCGTGTGAAAGAGAAAAATATCATCGCGCAGTTCAAATTGCAGGATAACTCGGCGGGCCGTTGGATCCAGTTTGAGAACGGAAAAATTAAGTCGGAAAGTGGCATTCATGATAATCCGGACGTTGCCATCTTCTTTCAGAACGCCGCAATTGCCGCAGAGTTTTTAACCCCCCCATTCGACCAGTTAACGCGAATTGATGCCGCAAAGAACTTCAAAGTTGGCATGCAAGGGAATGACGCACTTGTTGTGTGGTTTGCATCCACCCTGACGTACATGACAACCGTAGGCTGGAAGGCTGGCACTGATATGGGCAACGGTGTCACGCGTTACACTAACGGCACCAACGGTGGCCCAATCTTCGTCTACGTTAAGGACGGTAAGATAGTAAGAATTACGCCTATGGAGTTTGATGATGATGATGCTGAGTCCTGGTCCATAGAAGCCCGAGGCAAGACATTTACACCACCACGTAAAACAACTTTAGCGGCGCACGGCCTGGCGCTTAAATCGATGGTCTATTCAGAAGACCGTATTTTGTCGCCCATGAAGCGTGTTGATTTTGACGTTGATGGCGAACGTAATATTCAAAACCGTGGGAAGTCTGAGTTTGTCCCCATCAGTTGGGACGAAGCGCTTGATATCGTCGTTAAAGAAATAAAGCGCGCTAAGGCTAAAGGCCGTGGCGCGATCTTCGCCAATTCAGGGTCACATCACCAATGGGGAAACTTTGGGCACTATTTAAGTGCCTTTGGCCGTTTCACCAATCTCCTGGGCTGCACCAAGATGATGGGCAGTCCTGATAGTTGGGAAGGCTGGTTCTGGGGCGCAATGCACCATTGGGGCAATAGTATGCGCCTTGGGACGCCAGAATTTTACGGGACTGTAGAAGACTGCCTTAAAGAAACTGAGATGATGGTGTTCTGGTCGAGTGACCCAGATAAGACCTATGGGTATGAGGGAACCATCCGCCGCGCGTGGGCCAAAGAACTTGGCATCAAGATGGTGCATATTGATCCATATCTAAACCACACAGCTGCGCTTA
The sequence above is drawn from the Rhodospirillaceae bacterium genome and encodes:
- a CDS encoding response regulator, which produces MPSNSMLKSNSFASSSKILLVEPDKTNRSLLASLIEELRPERFMIAKSLAEARSAMSDRVEQFDCVILGVKNPPTSGFHFLQDIRIGGVPRTPRNTRVILVSPPPNRAMLTLAKALDLDGFIAIPVTVSSVNNTLSAALKRQREAQEPGVYADVKLPQPVKKKLPVEQKHATPNAKVVWSAKEKEKAELIRSLKDGVAADASAPPVQPAQIDNIRSFWLKDLLPGMVLAEEIQGENKELLLATGTVLNDSLIEKIKKFSELGICRSFLKAGSAPE
- a CDS encoding MFS transporter, with the translated sequence MTETGASLPGHAGPPTTKSVKVTGLVSFAHLYSHFFFFVLPPLFPLLRDDLSVTYTELGVLIVVFNLVSAATQLPMGMLVDRLDAPKLLTGAVALQGLTLIVMGLVPSYWVLLAMMVPAGLANAVYHPADYSILNRAVAPHMMGRAFSMHTLSGFGGSALAPLTMVALAASLGWNFAVIYVGVAGLLVAGVLQMNRALLAEEIVEHENGKPSVKTIPSLKSTAILLLSLPILMGFVFWLFISVAHVGVSYFSVSAFDQMYEMPLATANLALTAFLAASSAGILIGGILSDKTSRHDLIAIWGTIAAGIAILSMGFFDMTIVMIIFAMCVAGLASGVTAPSRDLLVRSVTPKDAMGTVFGFVSTGLNVGGVIAPFVFGWLLDGGQAAQVFLIAGVFQIAIIVTVIGMKKTSRF
- a CDS encoding nitrilase-related carbon-nitrogen hydrolase, whose amino-acid sequence is MVQPWTATCMQVYTYTVNSATTRLEAMEIVHKSLDRWVTLAKAAARGNGPHLLLFPEFALTGFPLTESADEWIEKACIQIPGPETEKLQKAAQEMKCYIGANSYETDPDWPGRYFNCSYLIDPSGDVILKYRRINTVHTASPHDFMDAYLDKYGLEGTFPVAKTPLGNLAMMPCGEIMYPEAARMFMFRGAEVLLHPTSDHGAADKWAWESAKKVRASENMMYLISTNATGQIGTFIPEGQTLGHSKIIDFHGRILADVGGPGESTVASATIDVEALRRERRIPGAGNRLLRQRIEMYRPLYNETSFYPPNAFADAPMDSKARIMELQQEALEKMAKAGVVN
- a CDS encoding DUF1838 family protein; translation: MKRRTLLKSMVAPVIIGASATLLHSRLPAAATHTLLDPNNPDDLYVIHRKLNYRFDNGLVFWYIQAVRNGLVDSEFTPFWKMDVGFIASVRDLDDRRYEVKTMSAIFYTDLETGKLIDSFDNPYTGQKIPVRQPTLSVSARAHNKTGLEARPPRPGVDMKEYGDIGPAWVIGDDVWCQADTGFRIEANDERPQPTQVNDWFTYHGSISEVSNPDVQSAQATQNFNDINTWPAWLNMGDHPGNYVSRGFGRKVASMSAMPESWQKLMKEQYPKEFADPQSRIDG
- a CDS encoding DsbA family oxidoreductase; this encodes MRIDIVFDTVCPWCYVGKRRFDRALAQRPNIVPEIQYRSFLLNPDLPAGGVNRREFLERKFGSSQQYDRVVEALVHTGKGEGIDFALEKIDRTPNSANSHRLVRLAQTIGAQSKAVDAIFAAYFERGLDIGDPEVLIRLAVEIGLDKQAATTHMLSDGDLNSVFNENARMHRLGVTGVPCYIFNESKAISGAQEPDIILRLLDMTAAEEAEQPTLQSTG
- a CDS encoding nitrilase-related carbon-nitrogen hydrolase codes for the protein MIDPWRATCMQVYTHILNRVSTRDDAMAIVHKSLDRWTELVDAAGRSGEKQLMLFPEFALQGFPIKESAEEWISKACFEIPGPETERLQKLAQEKKCYIGANSYEKDPDWPGRYFNCSYLIDDSGEIILKYRRINTAHAASPHDFLDKYMEKHGLEGLFPVAKTPLGNIGMMPCGEIMYPEAARALAFRGAEVILHPTSDYGADDNWSWQSAKKVRASENMVYLISANAGGMPEAYRGINDIAGQSRIFDWEGRVLTQGPSPGESLRCSSLIDVEALRRVRSTRGGFNRLAQSRPEAYAALYASTSLYPVNRFADKPMESKSMIKDLLDEALDNMAKQDMIPPRNKKLN